In Euphorbia lathyris chromosome 9, ddEupLath1.1, whole genome shotgun sequence, the following are encoded in one genomic region:
- the LOC136205563 gene encoding sm-like protein LSM8 has product MSTGPGLESLVDQTISVITNDGRNIVGILKGFDQATNIILDESHERVYSTKEGVQQLVLGLYIIRGDNISIVGELDEELDSNLDLSNLRAHPLKPVIH; this is encoded by the exons ATGTCTACTGGCCCTGGACTTGAGTCTCTTGTAGATC AAACTATTTCAGTTATCACCAATGATGGCCGCAATATAGTG GGAATCCTGAAAGGCTTTGATCAAGCCACAAATATCATCCTTGATGAATCTCATGAACGTGTATACTCTACTAAG GAAGGTGTTCAACAACTTGTTCTAGGTCTATACATTATAAGGGGTGATAACAT AAGCATTGTCGGGGAACTTGATGAAGAACTTGATTCGAATCTCGACTTATCAAACCTAAGAGCTCATCCTCTCAAGCCTGTCATCCATTGA
- the LOC136207098 gene encoding uncharacterized protein encodes MAFLLPNLSPSLLLNSKSSSGKEREKSITHLHSQILPSYFQSTTTTTTTTTTPTISNPSQSLTRLDSQQHHERDNFYVNLGLAVRTLREDMPLLFTKDLNYDIYRDDITFIDPLNTFSGIDKYKLIFWALRFHGKILFRDISLEVYRIWQPSENVILIRWNLKGVPRVPWEAKGEFQGSSRYKLDRNGKIYEHKVDNLAFNFPQSLKPAASVLDLVTACPASPNPTFLFGPPVDYHIHSSSWIEFYRAVRWTLNQQECCQLLDQDGLVTCS; translated from the exons ATGGCGTTTCTTCTCCCAAATCTCTCTCCTTCGTTGCTTCTCAATTCGAAATCCTCGTCCGGTAAAGAACGAGAGAAATCGATTACTCACCTCCATTCCCAAATTCTCCCTTCTTATTTTCAATCGACGacgacaacaacaacaacaaccacCACACCTACCATTTCTAATCCTTCTCAGTCTCTGACTCGGCTAGATTCGCAGCAGCACCATGAAAGAGATAACTTCTATGTCAATCTCGGGTTAGCTGTACGGACTCTGCGTGAAGATATGCCTTTGTTGTTCACAAAAGATCTCAATTACGATATCTACCG GGATGATATTACTTTTATTGATCCGTTGAATACGTTCTCTGGTATTGACAAGTATAAATTGATATTTTGGGCACTGAGATTTCATGGGAAGATTCTATTTAGGGATATTTCACTTGAGGTGTATAGAATTTGGCAGCCTTCCGAAAATGTAATACTAATTAGGTGGAATTTGAAGGGTGTTCCAAGAGTTCCATGGGAGGCAAAGGGTGAATTTCAGGGGAGTTCAAGGTATAAATTGGATAGAAATGGCAAAATTTATGAACACAAAGTAGATAATTTAGCCTTTAATTTCCCTCAATCACTTAAACCAGCAGCATCTGTATTGGATTTGGTGACTGCTTGCCCAGCTAGCCCTAATCCTACGTTTTTGTTTGGGCCTCCTGTGGATTATCATATCCATTCATCGTCTTGGATTGAGTTTTATCGTGCAGTTAGATGGACTTTGAATCAACAAGAGTGCTGTCAATTATTGGATCAAGATGGTTTGGTTACTTGCTCATAG
- the LOC136205562 gene encoding uncharacterized protein, protein MDELLKNHLFATHAVAAAGSVALGTVFTYPLDTIKVILQVGSSSSKPFNLHLALKRVRLVSGNSGLYNGFGWLTSGRALGLGARFGTYEILTAFYKDGREDSYVHVSEAFMAGMAAGAIESLISSPFEIIKLRAQVASATPIPRTAAIKENKAVAPLITKLLHGYTPNKTALNHTVALLSTLSAKHPKLAGALQEYPWMMTGSGKAPSVCDVQKPSKIISLEGWGALWRGLRPGLVRDSIYGGFFFSSWQFLHRAMLDWKAVGMDPVPRSDEEIGPLSPLSVSLAAGFSGCVAAAASHCFDTAKSRSQCTVLPRYISMERKLLKWRRPGKRFERATGIHPADRSLLFRGIGLRTARSGLASFMIVGGYYLAVNNLVSE, encoded by the exons ATGGATGAGTTATTGAAGAACCACTTGTTTGCAACACATGCCGTTGCTGCTGCAGGGTCAGTCGCTTTAGGCACTGTCTTTACTTACCCGCTTGACACTATCAAAGTTATTCTCCAG GTTGGTTCGAGTTCCAGTAAACCATTTAATTTGCATCTGGCTTTAAAGAGAGTTCGTCTGGTATCTGGGAATTCAG GCTTGTATAATGGCTTTGGGTGGTTGACATCAGGGAGAGCACTTGGTTTAGGAGCTCGCTTTGGAACATATGAAATTTTGACAGCTTTTTATAAAG ATGGCCGAGAAGATAGTTATGTGCATGTCTCCGAGGCTTTCATGGCAGGGATGGCAGCTGGTGCAATAGAGTCTTTGATAAGCTctccatttgaaattattaaactTCGTGCACAGGTTGCCTCTGCAACACCCATTCCAAGGACCGCTGctattaaagaaaataaagcagTTGCTCCCTTGATTACTAAATTACTACATGGTTATACTCCAAATAAGACGGCATTGAACCATACTGTTGCCCTTTTATCCACCCTATCTGCTAAACACCCAAAGTTGGCCGGCGCCTTGCAAGAGTACCCTTGGATGATGACTGGCTCGGGAAAGGCACCATCAGTCTGTGATGTACAGAAGCCATCCAAGATAATTTCTTTGGAAGGTTGGGGTGCATTGTGGAGAGGCCTCCGCCCTGGACTTGTCCGAGATTCTATTTATGGTGGGTTTTTCTTTTCTAGCTGGCAATTCTTGCATCGAGCAATGCTCGACTGGAAGGCTGTAGGGATGGATCCTGTACCCAG GTCTGATGAAGAAATTGGGCCACTCTCTCCTCTCTCAGTTAGCCTTGCAGCTGGTTTTTCTGGCTGTGTTGCTGCTGCTGCATCTCATTGTTTTGACACTGCCAAAAGTCGCTCACAGTGTACTGTGTTGCCCAGG TATATTTCCATGGAGAGAAAGCTATTGAAATGGAGACGACCCGGAAAAAGGTTCGAGAGAGCTACCGGTATCCACCCAGCAGATAGAAGTCTCTTGTTTCGTGGCATCGGGTTGCGAACGGCTCGGAGCGGGTTAGCATCATTTATGATTGTAGGGGGCTACTACTTGGCTGTTAATAATCTTGTCTCTGAGTGA